The following coding sequences lie in one Anoplolepis gracilipes chromosome 4, ASM4749672v1, whole genome shotgun sequence genomic window:
- the LOC140664367 gene encoding mitochondrial amidoxime-reducing component 1, which yields MDRTRLAFATAAAVGAGTTIFFIWWWWTKKQKSQSPTKWRKIGELSDIIVCPIKSLGAVRMTEMECTLLGLKSGWLRDRTLVVIDLEGRFLTARQFPKMVNILPEYSGSVLTLRAPGMMSISIDLAQFRGKTFRIAVWGQAVPGRDCGEEVARWLSRFLLQEDTGLRLVYYPLDRPVREVRKRNENFFPLRSSKDNGAYPDETSYSLINEASLTDLNSRLDEPVSTMNFRMNFTVKGATAFEEDKWDWVKIGDVIFRNVRPCTRCILTTVNPETGTKSPTIEPLKTLKSYRQITDPQLRSAVGDSPVMGIHLGLRSSNGRVRLGDPVYVGIPKEEVTPTLTSPS from the exons ACAGAACACGACTTGCATTCGCCACAGCTGCCGCTGTAGGCGCCGgcacaacaattttttttatctggtGGTGGTGGACTAAAAAACAAAAGTCTCAATCACCAACAAAATGGCGAAAGATCGGAGAATTAAGCGATATAATCGTGTGCCCGATTAAATCACTAGGCGCAGTTCGCATGACGGAAATGGAATGCACGCTATTAGGTCTTAAATCGGGTTGGTTGAGGGATCGAACGTTGGTGGTCATCGATTTAGAAGGGCGATTTCTTACCGCCAGACAATTCCCTAAAATGGTTAAT ATACTGCCCGAATATTCCGGTTCTGTATTGACACTTCGCGCTCCGGGCATGATGTCAATATCGATAGATCTTGCTCAGTTTCGCGGCAAAACTTTCCGAATCGCTGTTTGGGGTCAAGCGGTACCGGGACGCGATTGTGGTGAAGAAGTTGCTCGGTGGCTGTCACGTTTCCTTCTTCAGGAAGATACCGGTCTTAGGTTGGTCTACTATCCATTAGATCGACCGGTAAGAGAAGTAAGAAAACGGaatgaaaatttctttccTTTAAGATCATCGAAAGATAAC GGAGCCTATCCAGATGAAACAAGTTACAGTCTGATCAACGAAGCTTCGTTAACAGATCTTAATAGTCGACTGGATGAACCTGTCTCGACTATGAATTTTCGTATGAATTTTACGGTCAAGGGTGCCACTGCTTTCGAGGAAGATAAATGGGACTGGGTGAAAATCGGAGACGTGATTTTCAGAAATGTTAGACCGTGCACGAGATGCATCTTGACCACGGTCAATCCAGAAACTGGAACAAAAAGTCCCACAATCGAACCTTTGAAGACTTTAAAAAG TTACAGACAGATAACCGATCCACAACTTCGATCCGCAGTTGGCGATAGTCCAGTTATGGGAATTCATCTTGGTCTGCGAAGCTCAAATGGGAGGGTTCGTTTAGGTGATCCGGTTTACGTGGGTATCCCGAAGGAGGAAGTAACGCCGACTTTGACTTCACCATCATAG